Proteins encoded in a region of the Anoxybacillus amylolyticus genome:
- a CDS encoding TetR/AcrR family transcriptional regulator → MAVNRKKQIIEAATKSFSLFGYKATTMEQVAKLANVGKGTIYTFFNSKEELLDEIIMSLISEIKEAAEEAIDPSRPFLENVHRALYRILAFRKQHELTIKLLQEVRDIGTPTVQEVMKKLDRAVLSYIREKIEEAIKKREIRSCDPEITAFLMLKMYIALVFEWEKDNKPLSEEKIAELFELYFLKGLSQ, encoded by the coding sequence ATGGCAGTTAATCGAAAAAAACAAATTATTGAAGCGGCAACGAAATCTTTTTCCCTTTTTGGTTATAAAGCAACAACGATGGAACAAGTAGCTAAACTAGCTAATGTTGGCAAAGGGACGATTTATACATTTTTCAATAGTAAAGAAGAGTTGCTTGATGAAATTATTATGTCGCTAATTAGCGAAATTAAAGAAGCGGCCGAAGAAGCGATCGATCCTAGCCGTCCGTTTTTGGAAAACGTCCATCGAGCGTTGTACCGTATTTTAGCATTTCGCAAGCAGCACGAATTAACAATCAAATTGCTTCAAGAAGTGCGAGATATCGGAACGCCAACCGTTCAAGAAGTGATGAAAAAGCTCGATCGAGCGGTTCTTTCCTATATTCGTGAAAAAATTGAGGAAGCAATAAAAAAAAGGGAAATTCGGTCGTGCGATCCAGAAATTACTGCATTTTTAATGTTAAAAATGTACATTGCACTCGTGTTTGAATGGGAAAAAGACAACAAGCCGCTATCAGAAGAAAAAATTGCCGAATTGTTTGAACTTTATTTTTTGAAAGGATTATCACAATAG
- a CDS encoding YhgE/Pip domain-containing protein, with product MKQEWRAIIQNRKLLIPLIAVLFIPLLYSGMFLWAFWDPYAHLDELPVAVVNNDKGAIFNGEKLEIGKELVDKLKENKKFAWHFVTEQEAEKGLRDQKYYMAVKIPENFSENATTIQDEHPKRMTLIYMPNESFNFLSAQIGNTAVEKIKEELSHTVTATYAETMLENVKKMADGLHDASDGAKQIHDGVTKAKDGAAQLQTGLHSAKEGSKQLSKGTKDAKNGAAEIYRNLQVLAEKSLVFEDGLKSASIGSEQLQAGLGKLDEGFSRLQAGQEQLLEGAKKAETGSTQLSNGLQQSLGGMEQMKQKVPLLTEGTLQVKNGAGSLAASLGQWKQGADSAEAGATQVSAGLQQVIAQLDMMIAKTADENEKATLQTLKNNLLPLSEGSKQVASGVAQLADGAGALKTGAEKLAIGASKLYNGQLAFAQGMNQLVSAQEQLAAGANALALGQGTIVQGLTTFGEKMTEAKEGIAQLANGSGKLTSGLHQLSDGSAKLQNGASQLADGSGKLASGMTKLENGIFTLSNGVTQLSDGSDQLVDGMKKLDDGSKQLADKLADGAKKASDVKANDDVYRMFSEPVKMKNERIHHVPNYGTGFTPYFLSLGLFVGALLLSIVFPLREPASTPSSGVQWFFSKFGVLAVVGVVQALLADTVLLVGLDLHVQSVPNFIIFSIITSLAFIAVIQFLVTTLGDPGRFVGIVILILQLTTSAGTFPLELIPKTLQPINHYLPMTYSVFGFKAVISSGDFAFMWKNAVILAAFIIILSLGTVFYFTAQHKRKFYTMTQQMTEAPEA from the coding sequence ATGAAACAAGAGTGGAGAGCGATTATCCAAAACCGAAAGCTGTTGATTCCTCTTATCGCGGTTTTGTTTATTCCGCTTTTGTATAGTGGCATGTTCCTTTGGGCATTTTGGGATCCGTACGCTCATTTAGATGAACTGCCAGTAGCGGTTGTCAACAATGACAAGGGAGCAATATTTAACGGAGAAAAGCTAGAGATTGGTAAAGAATTGGTTGACAAATTAAAAGAAAACAAAAAATTTGCTTGGCATTTTGTTACAGAGCAAGAGGCAGAAAAGGGATTGCGCGATCAGAAATACTATATGGCCGTGAAAATTCCAGAAAATTTTTCGGAGAATGCAACGACCATCCAAGACGAGCATCCAAAGCGAATGACGCTTATTTATATGCCAAACGAAAGCTTTAACTTTTTATCCGCACAAATCGGAAATACAGCAGTCGAAAAAATAAAAGAAGAGCTTTCCCATACAGTAACTGCTACGTATGCGGAAACGATGCTAGAGAATGTAAAGAAAATGGCGGATGGGCTTCACGATGCAAGCGATGGAGCAAAACAAATACATGATGGAGTGACAAAAGCAAAAGATGGCGCTGCACAATTGCAAACAGGTCTTCATTCTGCGAAAGAAGGGAGTAAACAGCTTTCCAAAGGAACAAAAGACGCAAAAAACGGTGCAGCAGAAATTTATCGGAATTTGCAGGTGCTAGCGGAAAAGTCCCTTGTCTTTGAAGATGGTTTAAAATCAGCAAGCATTGGCTCAGAACAACTCCAAGCTGGTCTTGGAAAACTTGATGAAGGATTTTCCCGCCTTCAGGCAGGGCAGGAACAGTTGCTTGAGGGAGCGAAAAAGGCAGAAACAGGATCCACACAACTATCTAACGGGTTGCAACAGTCGTTAGGTGGAATGGAGCAAATGAAACAAAAAGTACCGCTATTAACAGAGGGAACGTTGCAAGTGAAAAACGGTGCTGGTAGTCTTGCAGCTTCACTAGGACAATGGAAACAAGGAGCGGACAGTGCCGAAGCAGGAGCAACTCAAGTGAGTGCTGGCTTGCAACAAGTCATTGCTCAGCTCGATATGATGATTGCTAAAACGGCTGATGAAAACGAAAAAGCAACATTGCAAACATTAAAAAACAATTTATTGCCATTATCTGAAGGAAGTAAGCAAGTTGCTAGTGGGGTTGCCCAGCTTGCGGATGGGGCGGGCGCATTAAAAACAGGCGCTGAAAAATTAGCAATAGGGGCGTCCAAACTATACAACGGGCAACTTGCATTCGCTCAAGGAATGAATCAACTTGTTTCTGCGCAAGAGCAACTCGCAGCCGGTGCGAATGCACTTGCTTTAGGACAAGGAACCATTGTACAAGGACTTACGACGTTTGGAGAAAAAATGACAGAAGCAAAAGAGGGAATTGCCCAACTAGCAAACGGCAGTGGGAAATTGACGTCAGGATTACATCAGTTATCGGATGGCTCAGCCAAATTGCAAAATGGAGCGAGCCAATTGGCAGACGGATCAGGGAAGCTCGCTTCTGGCATGACAAAGTTAGAAAACGGTATTTTTACGTTGTCTAATGGAGTAACACAACTTTCTGATGGTTCGGATCAGTTAGTAGACGGAATGAAAAAGCTCGATGACGGTTCTAAACAATTGGCCGATAAGCTAGCGGACGGAGCGAAAAAAGCAAGCGATGTAAAAGCAAACGATGATGTGTACCGGATGTTTAGTGAACCCGTCAAAATGAAAAATGAGCGAATTCATCACGTACCAAACTACGGCACCGGATTTACTCCATATTTCTTGTCGCTAGGATTGTTTGTCGGTGCATTGCTTTTATCCATTGTCTTTCCGTTGCGCGAACCAGCAAGTACACCAAGCTCTGGAGTGCAATGGTTTTTCAGTAAATTCGGCGTCTTAGCGGTTGTTGGCGTTGTTCAAGCGTTATTAGCTGATACAGTGCTGCTTGTAGGACTTGATTTACATGTGCAAAGTGTGCCGAACTTTATTATCTTCAGCATTATTACAAGTTTAGCGTTTATTGCAGTGATTCAATTCCTTGTCACTACGTTAGGTGATCCGGGGCGCTTTGTCGGAATTGTGATTTTGATTTTGCAATTGACGACAAGTGCAGGAACGTTTCCGTTGGAACTGATTCCAAAAACGTTACAGCCGATCAATCATTATTTACCAATGACGTATTCGGTGTTTGGGTTTAAGGCAGTGATTTCTAGCGGTGATTTTGCGTTTATGTGGAAAAATGCCGTTATTTTAGCCGCATTTATCATCATTTTATCGCTAGGAACTGTGTTTTATTTCACTGCTCAGCATAAACGAAAGTTTTATACGATGACGCAACAGATGACTGAAGCTCCTGAGGCATAA
- a CDS encoding LacI family DNA-binding transcriptional regulator: MSTIEDVAKLAGLSRTTVSRVINNHPYVSEDKRKLVMEAMKQLGYVPNSSARSLRSQKTDVIALFVPRIMNPFFSQLVEAMEISAAEQGYQLIICQTRYSPEKELNYMNLLKTKQVDGVILASIQNDWKVLEPFLQYGPIVLCNEFDEQANVPSVMLDQVHGGYIAAKHLLEQGHRRIAYCRGSTRSNVASHREIGFRKALAEYGVEFDEQYAFRDALHSEDGRRVFHQMMALPTPPTAIFTGSDEVAAGIISEANKHGWRIPEQLAVVGFDNQEITELMEPSITTVHQPVAKMAQKALEVMIDKIHSRKYKQREIYEFPLKLIVRESTVANKLAQL; this comes from the coding sequence ATGTCTACTATTGAAGATGTAGCAAAGTTGGCAGGGCTTTCGCGGACGACGGTGTCGAGGGTCATTAACAATCATCCATATGTTTCAGAAGATAAACGAAAATTAGTCATGGAAGCGATGAAACAGCTTGGATATGTTCCCAATTCCTCGGCAAGGAGTTTGCGAAGCCAAAAAACGGATGTCATTGCGTTGTTTGTTCCAAGGATTATGAACCCATTTTTTAGCCAATTGGTAGAGGCAATGGAAATTTCCGCTGCTGAACAAGGCTACCAGCTAATTATTTGCCAGACGAGGTACTCACCGGAAAAAGAGTTAAACTACATGAATTTATTAAAAACAAAACAAGTAGACGGTGTCATTCTGGCGTCCATCCAAAACGATTGGAAAGTGCTTGAACCATTTTTGCAATATGGACCAATCGTATTATGTAACGAGTTTGATGAACAGGCAAATGTTCCGTCGGTCATGCTTGATCAAGTACACGGCGGATACATAGCTGCGAAACACTTGCTTGAACAAGGTCACCGCCGCATTGCGTATTGCCGAGGGAGTACAAGAAGTAATGTTGCTAGTCATCGAGAAATCGGGTTTCGCAAAGCGCTTGCGGAGTATGGAGTGGAGTTTGACGAGCAGTATGCGTTTCGCGATGCGCTTCATAGTGAAGACGGAAGACGGGTGTTCCATCAAATGATGGCGCTTCCAACACCGCCGACCGCTATTTTTACGGGAAGCGACGAAGTGGCGGCCGGAATTATTTCGGAGGCGAACAAGCATGGCTGGCGCATTCCAGAACAATTGGCGGTCGTTGGATTCGATAACCAAGAAATTACCGAGCTAATGGAGCCTTCGATTACGACTGTTCATCAACCAGTTGCCAAAATGGCGCAGAAAGCACTAGAAGTGATGATTGACAAAATTCATTCACGCAAATATAAGCAGCGCGAAATATACGAATTTCCGCTTAAGCTTATTGTCAGAGAGTCCACGGTCGCAAACAAGCTCGCTCAGCTGTAA